In Papaver somniferum cultivar HN1 chromosome 1, ASM357369v1, whole genome shotgun sequence, a genomic segment contains:
- the LOC113332436 gene encoding outer envelope pore protein 21, chloroplastic-like: METSLRYGGDSKSVRFHAKEKFPIDSKTYLQVNGELDTNVGGPTYCSAIIRHFYPELSASLGVGLQYNQHEKLRYTVRGKKAFPLTSSGLLNFVVKGRCDADKEFKERKGRGAAEFTLAVLNFQKDQDVRFKIGYEMLEKVPYFQIRENNWTLNANIDGKWNIRFDL, encoded by the exons atggagaCTTCTCTGAGATATGGAGGAGACTCAAAATCTGTGAGATTTCACGCCAAGGAGAAGTTCCCTATTGACAGCAAAACTTATTTGCAG GTTAATGGGGAGTTGGATACAAATGTTGGAGGTCCTACTTATTGTAGTGCAATCATTAGACATTTTTACCCTGAG CTATCAGCAAGCCTTGGAGTAGGTCTGCAGTATAATCAACATGAAAAGCTTAGATATACTGTGCGTGGAAAGAAGGCGTTTCCTCTTACATCCAGTGGGTTACTAAATTTTGTCGTCAAGGGAAGATGTGATGCAGATAAAGAATTTAAAGAG AGAAAGGGAAGAGGAGCGGCTGAATTTACTTTGGCCGTGCTCAATTTTCAAAAGGACCAAGATGTAAGATTCAAAATAGGCTATGAGATGCTTGAAAAG GTGCCATACTTTCAGATAAGGGAAAACAACTGGACACTCAATGCCAACATTGACGGCAAATGGAATATTCGATTTGATCTATGA